Within the Candidatus Dormiibacterota bacterium genome, the region ATCACTTCGGAAAGGACAGGAGGGCGATAGCGGACGTCGTGCGCGTCGGAGGCGAGCACGTGAACCAGGTTCCGCCGCAGGAGGGCCCGCGCGAAATCGCGCGGCTTCTCGCCGAACTTCCCGGTCAGGGACGCCGCCGTGACCTGCGTCAGGGCGCCGATCCGCACCGAGGCGGCGACCCGCTCGATGTTTTCGAGGTAGTAGGCGACGCGCTCCGGATGCGCCATGAGCGGCGTGATCCCCAGAAGCCGGAGCTGGAAGATCGTATCGTCCACCTGCATCGGAATCTGCTGGTACGGGAGCTCGAGCAGGAGGTAACGTCCGCCGTCGGCTACCGTCATGAGCTGTTTCGCTTTGGCGCGCGCCACCAGGTCCGCCGTGAAGTAGACCTCCGCGCCCGGCAGGAGCGTCACCCCTTCGGCCTCGTCCCCCCTGGCCGCCTCCCGCACCAGCGCCACCCGCTCGAGGATCGTCTCGCGCCGGTTGTCGTAGACACCGGGTTTCATGTGCGGCGTGGCCACGACCACCTTCACGCCGTCGCGCCGGGCGATGCGCAGGAACTCCAGGGTCTCCTCGACCTTCTTCGCCCCGTCGTCGATGCCGGGCAGGAGATGGTTGTGCAGATCGATCACGCTTCCTCCTTGAGCGGGCGCGCCAGGAGGGAGGCGACCGCGTCCCGGGGGGACGTTCCTCCGAACAGCACCGCGCTCACCTGCCCCGCGATCGGCATCTCGACGCCGTGCGTTTCCGCCAGGGCCACGACGGCGCGGGTCGTCGCCACGCCTTCCGCCACCATCCGCATCCCCGAAAGGACCGCCTGCAGCTTCCGCCCGCGCCCGACCTCCAGACCGACCGAGCGGTTGCGGCTCAAGGCGCCGGTGCACGTCAGGATGAGATCGCCGGCCCCGGCGAGGCCCGCGAAGGTCTCGGGGTGTCCACCCATCCGCGTGCCGAGACGGGCCATCTCGACCATCCCGCGGGTGATGAGGGCCGCGCGCGTGTTGCTGCCGAAGCCAATCCCCTCGGCGATACCGGTGGCGATCGCCACGACGTTCTTGAAGGCTCCCGCGAGCTCGACCCCCACGCGATCGCGATTGCAGTAGACGCGCAGATTGTCGCGCGACAGACGGTCCTGGACGCGCTCCGTGGCGCGCGCGTCCTCACCGGCCACGACCACCGCCGTCGGGTCGCCGCGCGCGACCTCGGCGGCGAAGCTCGGTCCCGAGAGGACCGTGGCGCGACGGCCGGCCTCTTCCCCCGCCTCCCGCGCCAGCACCTCCGACAGTCGCAGCAGGCTCTCTTCCTCGATCCCCTTCGAGGCGATGACCAGGTCGGCGGAAGGCGGCAGGTTTGACGCGGCCGCGCGGAACACCGGGCGAAGATGCTGAGCCGGCACGACGAAGAGCACCAGACGGGCGTCGCGCAGCGCCGCGCTCAACTGGCCGGTCACCTCGAGACTGCGCGGGAAGCGGTGGCCCCCGAGGTACACCGTGTTCTCACCGGTCTCCCGGAGCGCGCGCGCCGCCTCCTGGCTGCGGGCCCACAGGACGACAGGATCGCCGGAGCGCGCCAGGTGCAGGGCGAGCGCGGTCCCCCAGGATCCCGCTCCCAGGACGGCCGCTTTCCCCGCCCCCCGGGCCCGCCGCGTGCCCCTGTCCCCGCCGTCGATGGTCACGTGGGGTCACCCGCGCCCATGCGGTGCTCGGTCCCGCGCAGGAGGCGCGTGATATTGGCGCGGTGCCGCGCGATCACCAGGACACCGACGACGGCGGCGGCGACCGTCACGGCCCGGTCGGCGTTGAAGAGATAGGCCGCCAGTGGAAGCGCCAGGGCGGCGAGGACCGACCCGAGTCCGACGATGCGGGTGAGCGCCACGGTCAACCCGAAGACGCCGACCGCTGCGAGCGTGGCCTGGGGCGCGAGCACCGCGAACGCCCCGGCTCCGGTCGCGACTCCCTTGCCCCCCTTGAAGCGCAGGAATGGAGAAAAGCTGTGTCCGAGCACCGCCAGGGCCGCGGCCAGCGCCTGGACCAGCGGGGTGGCCTGCGGACCCAGAACAACGCTCGGAACGAGGACCGCCACGGCCCCTTTCGCCGCGTCCAGGAGGAGTCCCACGGCTCCCAGGCCGTAGCCAAGAGTGCGCGCCAGGTTCGTCGCCCCGACGTTGCCGCTGCCCACCGTTCTCAGATCGACACCGCGCCGGCGGGCGATCAGGTGGGAGAACGGGATACCGCCGAGCAGGAAGGCGGCCAACAGTGAAGCGAACACCGGGCCGCTCATGCGGCTCCCCCCGTTGCCGCTTCGCCCTCGAGGGGAAACCGCCGGAGGGGGGTATAGACGGCACCCCCGGGATCGAGCCGGCTCTCGAACAGGACGTACTCCGTCACCTCGAAACCCCCGAGCCCCGACCCGCCGGCGCGCTCCAGGATATCCCGCCAGCCTTCCCGCCCCGGTCCCTTCACCCGTCCGAGCGTCAGGTGCGGGTTGAAGTCGCGCGTTTCGGGCGGGACGCCGAACGGCGCGGTCGCGGCCTCGATGGCCGCCGCCAGACTGCGCGCCTGGTCGATGTCTCCTCCCACCTCCACCCAGATGAGCCGCGGCGTTCCCCGCGCGGGAAACGGAACCGCGCGAACCGTTTCGAGCCGGAACGGCCGGAGCCGCACGCCTGCACCTGCGACGGCCGTCGTAACCTCCTCCAGTCTCGACCCGGCCACCTCTCCCAGAAACTTCAGCGTGAGATGGATCCCGTCGGGACGCACCCAGCGCACCGGCAGGGGCGCCTCTCTCAACTCCCGCTGGAGACTCTCGAGGCGCCCACGGAGATCGGTCGGCAATTCCGCGGCCACGAAGAGTCTCACATCTCGACCCCGAGAAGGGCGCCTCGCAGCAGTTCGAGCGCCGTGCGCCCCGTCCGCGCCCGGACCGTCTCGCGCTCCCCCGGCAACCTCAGTGCGCGGCTCGTTTCGATCCCCGGTCCCGCGAGACCCAGCACGACCGTTCCGGCCGGCCGGCCGGGCCCGCCCTCTTCCGGCCCTGCGTAGCCCGTCGCGGAGATCGCCCAGGTCGAGCCGAAGACGCGTCGGGCGCCGCGCGCCATCTCCACGGCCGTCTCGGCGCTCACGGCGCCATGCGTTTCCAGCGTCCCCGTCTCCACACCCAGGAGTGTCTTCTTGGACTCGTCTGTGTAGACGACCGCGGAGCCGCGAAAATATCGGGACGAACCGGATACAGAGGTGATCCGCCTCGCGATGCCGCCTCCCGTGATCGACTCCGCCGTCGCGAGGCTCTCGCCCCGCTCCACCAGGAGACGCCCGATCACCTCCTCCATCGTCTCCTCGTCCCGGGCGAAGACGTGCGAGCCGAGAGCCGACACGATGCCCCTGTCGACCCGTTCGATTCCGGAAGGCTGCTCCCCGGCGCGCACGCGCTCGCGCAGATGGATCTCGATCTGATCCGGAGCGGCGAGGATGGTCCAGGCCACGGGATCGGCCGAGCGGGCCACCTCGTCGAGGCGGCGATCGACCTCCGATTCGGTGAGGCCGGAGATCTTGATGACACGGTAGGCGAAGCGGTCCCCCTGGACGGGGAGGCGCGGCAGGACCGAATCGTCCACCATCTGGCGCATCTCAGCGGGGACTCCGGGCAGAAGCACGAGGGTGGCGCGACCGTGCTGCAGCCACAGGCCCGGGGCGGTCCCCAGACGGTTCGGCAGGACCGCGGCCCCCTGCGGCACCATCGCCTGTCGCACGTTCCGGGGGGGCATCGGCAACGAGTGCCTGCGGAAACGGTCTTCGATCCCGCTCGCCAGCTGCTCATCCAGGACGAGAGGCAGCCCCAGGAGCTCCGCCACCGCCTCGCGCGTCAGGTCGTCGATGGTCGGGCCGAGCCCGCCGGTCGCGACGATCAGCTCGGAGCGGGCGAGGGCGATGCGAAACACGTCCTTCAGGTCGTCCAGGACGTCGCCGACCATGGTCCTGAAGCGGACCGGGATGCCGCGCTCCCCGAGCCGTCGCGACAGATAGGCGCCGTTCGTGTCGGTTCGCCAGGGCTCGAGCAGCTCCGAGCCGACGGCAATGAACTCGGCCGTGGGCGTCGTCATGGTTGAGTCTCGAGGCGACGGATCGCCAGGACCATCTCACGTGCGAAGGCGTTGAGGGACTCGCGGCCCGACCCAGGGCCTCCGCTCTCGAAGCGCAGAGGCGGACCGAAACGCACGTGGATGCGGGCCGGCTTCGGGAACCGGCCGCCGACAGGGAGCGAGTCGCGCGCCCCGTCGATGTGGACCGGCACGACCGGCGCCCCGCTGAGCGCGGCGATCATCGCGGCGCCGAGGCGAGGCTCGCTGAGACGGCCGTCGGCGCTGCGTGAGCCCTCGGGGAACACGCCGAGGATGCGTCCCGAGGCGAGGAGCCGCAGGGCACGCTTGATCCCCTTCGAGTCCTGCCCCTCGGCGCGCACCGGAATCGTCCCCATGCCCCAGTAGAACCACCGGATGAGGAGCAGGTCGTACATCCGCTGAAGGACGATGAAGTGGATCGGTCGCGGCGCTGCCGATCCGAGGATGATGGCGTCGGCGTACGACGTGTGGTTCGAGACCACGATCGCCGGACCCCGGTGCGGCAGGTGCTCGAGCCCGTCCCGGGTCAGCCCCAGGTAGAAGTGGACGAACGGGAAGAAGATCCCCTTGACGATCCAGTAGAACATCGCAGCCTCGTCACGATCGGTCCCAGCCCGGCGGGAGCACGAGTCCGCCGCTGACGATCGTCTTGATACCGTCCTCGACCGACATGTCGAGGGGAATGACGTCGCGATCCGGCACGGCGGCCAGCCACCCCGACGTAGGATTCGGCGACGTGGGCAGGAACACCAGCGTGAACCCGGACATTTTCGGGCG harbors:
- a CDS encoding CpsB/CapC family capsule biosynthesis tyrosine phosphatase, with protein sequence MIDLHNHLLPGIDDGAKKVEETLEFLRIARRDGVKVVVATPHMKPGVYDNRRETILERVALVREAARGDEAEGVTLLPGAEVYFTADLVARAKAKQLMTVADGGRYLLLELPYQQIPMQVDDTIFQLRLLGITPLMAHPERVAYYLENIERVAASVRIGALTQVTAASLTGKFGEKPRDFARALLRRNLVHVLASDAHDVRYRPPVLSEVIPVAAAEVGEGAARRMVEETPRAILDGRDVETTEATVPPAHGFRARLRSLFSRRDVYKSR
- a CDS encoding NAD(P)H-dependent glycerol-3-phosphate dehydrogenase codes for the protein MTIDGGDRGTRRARGAGKAAVLGAGSWGTALALHLARSGDPVVLWARSQEAARALRETGENTVYLGGHRFPRSLEVTGQLSAALRDARLVLFVVPAQHLRPVFRAAASNLPPSADLVIASKGIEEESLLRLSEVLAREAGEEAGRRATVLSGPSFAAEVARGDPTAVVVAGEDARATERVQDRLSRDNLRVYCNRDRVGVELAGAFKNVVAIATGIAEGIGFGSNTRAALITRGMVEMARLGTRMGGHPETFAGLAGAGDLILTCTGALSRNRSVGLEVGRGRKLQAVLSGMRMVAEGVATTRAVVALAETHGVEMPIAGQVSAVLFGGTSPRDAVASLLARPLKEEA
- the plsY gene encoding glycerol-3-phosphate 1-O-acyltransferase PlsY → MSGPVFASLLAAFLLGGIPFSHLIARRRGVDLRTVGSGNVGATNLARTLGYGLGAVGLLLDAAKGAVAVLVPSVVLGPQATPLVQALAAALAVLGHSFSPFLRFKGGKGVATGAGAFAVLAPQATLAAVGVFGLTVALTRIVGLGSVLAALALPLAAYLFNADRAVTVAAAVVGVLVIARHRANITRLLRGTEHRMGAGDPT
- the thpR gene encoding RNA 2',3'-cyclic phosphodiesterase; this translates as MAAELPTDLRGRLESLQRELREAPLPVRWVRPDGIHLTLKFLGEVAGSRLEEVTTAVAGAGVRLRPFRLETVRAVPFPARGTPRLIWVEVGGDIDQARSLAAAIEAATAPFGVPPETRDFNPHLTLGRVKGPGREGWRDILERAGGSGLGGFEVTEYVLFESRLDPGGAVYTPLRRFPLEGEAATGGAA
- a CDS encoding competence/damage-inducible protein A — protein: MTTPTAEFIAVGSELLEPWRTDTNGAYLSRRLGERGIPVRFRTMVGDVLDDLKDVFRIALARSELIVATGGLGPTIDDLTREAVAELLGLPLVLDEQLASGIEDRFRRHSLPMPPRNVRQAMVPQGAAVLPNRLGTAPGLWLQHGRATLVLLPGVPAEMRQMVDDSVLPRLPVQGDRFAYRVIKISGLTESEVDRRLDEVARSADPVAWTILAAPDQIEIHLRERVRAGEQPSGIERVDRGIVSALGSHVFARDEETMEEVIGRLLVERGESLATAESITGGGIARRITSVSGSSRYFRGSAVVYTDESKKTLLGVETGTLETHGAVSAETAVEMARGARRVFGSTWAISATGYAGPEEGGPGRPAGTVVLGLAGPGIETSRALRLPGERETVRARTGRTALELLRGALLGVEM
- a CDS encoding lysophospholipid acyltransferase family protein is translated as MFYWIVKGIFFPFVHFYLGLTRDGLEHLPHRGPAIVVSNHTSYADAIILGSAAPRPIHFIVLQRMYDLLLIRWFYWGMGTIPVRAEGQDSKGIKRALRLLASGRILGVFPEGSRSADGRLSEPRLGAAMIAALSGAPVVPVHIDGARDSLPVGGRFPKPARIHVRFGPPLRFESGGPGSGRESLNAFAREMVLAIRRLETQP